A portion of the Leptospira kanakyensis genome contains these proteins:
- a CDS encoding glycosyltransferase: MILHINTSREWRGGEQQLYYLVQGLANFKIPQMVVGQPNSPLETKCKENGYEFVPIDMRGEWDRKAYKNIRSLCISKNVKLIHTHTAHAHTLALLAKRNHLNIPLIVSRRVDFKPKSSFFSRWKYQHPANDYYLPVSQKIKEVMISSKIVPERIITVYSGIDLKRFSKSAPHEYLREEFHIPKKCIVIGNVAALVDHKDQETLLNAVAKMRTNVDFRLMIVGDGKLENKLKNQAEQLGIKDKVIFTGYRKDIPALLSLFDIFTLTSKEEGLGTSVLDAMASGLPIVATNGGGIGEMLDHNEGAYVCSVGDSESIAQGLDKLVGTEELRTKFGTFNKTSVKRFSVTKTVEKTKLIYYSFLGDSLYGEGT, from the coding sequence TTGATCCTTCATATCAACACTTCCCGCGAATGGCGTGGTGGAGAACAGCAGCTTTATTATTTAGTCCAAGGACTGGCCAATTTTAAAATCCCACAAATGGTTGTAGGCCAACCGAATTCCCCTTTAGAAACAAAATGTAAAGAGAATGGTTATGAATTTGTTCCCATTGACATGCGTGGCGAGTGGGATAGAAAAGCATATAAGAATATTCGATCTCTCTGTATTTCTAAAAATGTAAAACTCATTCATACACATACCGCTCATGCGCATACACTCGCTTTACTTGCCAAACGAAACCACTTAAACATTCCTTTGATTGTTTCTCGTAGAGTTGACTTCAAACCAAAATCAAGTTTTTTCTCTAGATGGAAATACCAACATCCGGCTAACGATTATTACCTGCCAGTGTCTCAAAAAATCAAAGAAGTAATGATTTCAAGTAAAATTGTTCCAGAAAGAATCATTACAGTGTATTCGGGGATTGATTTAAAACGTTTTTCTAAATCTGCCCCTCACGAATACTTAAGAGAAGAATTTCATATTCCCAAAAAATGTATTGTGATTGGAAATGTGGCCGCCCTTGTCGATCACAAAGACCAAGAGACTTTACTGAATGCCGTAGCAAAGATGAGAACAAACGTTGACTTTCGGCTGATGATTGTTGGTGATGGGAAGTTAGAGAACAAACTCAAAAACCAAGCAGAACAATTAGGAATCAAAGACAAAGTCATTTTCACAGGTTATCGTAAGGACATCCCTGCTCTTCTTTCTTTATTTGATATTTTTACGCTCACTTCCAAAGAAGAAGGCCTTGGAACTTCTGTTTTGGATGCGATGGCATCAGGCCTTCCTATCGTTGCCACGAATGGCGGAGGGATTGGTGAAATGTTGGATCACAACGAAGGAGCTTACGTTTGTTCGGTGGGAGATTCAGAAAGTATCGCCCAAGGTTTGGACAAACTTGTTGGAACCGAAGAATTAAGAACCAAGTTCGGAACCTTCAACAAAACTTCGGTAAAACGATTTTCTGTTACCAAAACGGTTGAAAAAACAAAACTAATCTATTATTCCTTTTTAGGAGATTCTTTGTACGGAGAAGGAACATGA
- the polA gene encoding DNA polymerase I, with protein sequence MSGRLLIIDGHALAFRAYFAFAASNLTNSKTGLPSGAIFGFWRMLFKLLQDEKVTHIAFTFDPGTRLERNDLYEDYKAHRKPMPEDLKPQIHKIYEMLKALEFPMYKIDGIEADDIIGSLCKKFGKDFEEIVILSSDKDLYQVLDKNIHMLRGKRGVSEFEKIDPKWVKTNIGITKEQVTDYMGLLGDASDNIPGVKGIGEKGAAKLIQEFGDLETIYKKLDKIKNKSLIDKLAAEKENAFLSRKLATIVTNLKLDIKKTDLKIPNYYDPAKVQYFKDEGYNVLHRDLAKQAGIPIASDGDSKDKTAEPSTGKKGKQSKEDEANEETDKKSNKGSAVTKKNYKRIQTLDELKKIVSKLDPKKIICVDTETTSQDPMLAELLGVSFSQEPGVAYYIAFSHPESIYSHLLPSPEESLSVLKPMFTDPKWKKVGQNIKYDLLVLRNYGVELAGIHFDTMLASYLLNPGERRHNMDDMAVDYLDYKTITYDELVGTGKKKQNLYDIDPEKVSEYACEDADITLQLHNVLSPKMEEGIHKKLLYEIEMPVLHTLADMEFEGIAVEKGYFESLSKIFETKIKEHEKNIHFYAGRPFNVNSTKELQTVLFEDLRLPAEKKTQTGYSTDHSVLESLQGTHPIIDDLLGLRKFSKLKSTYTDTLPTLINPKTGRIHTSYNQTIAATGRLSSTNPNLQNIPIKDEEGRLLRKGFIAKKGYEILSLDYSQIELRIMAHFANDPQMMSAYQSGADIHRKTAAGIFGVSEDQVTPDMRNKAKVVNFSVIYGVTSFGLSNNLRISRKEAKEFIEKYFATYKGVQTYMEEIVEFCKEHGYVETLLGRRRYLPDIHSKHKMASEAAKRVAINSPIQGTSADMIKLAMIQIHNKIKKNGFDSKLLLQVHDELVFEVNPKEKKEFYQMAKEEMESAMKLKVPIVAQGKFGGDWDEAH encoded by the coding sequence ATGAGCGGAAGATTACTCATCATTGACGGCCATGCTTTGGCTTTCCGGGCTTATTTTGCATTTGCCGCTTCTAACCTTACCAATTCCAAAACAGGACTACCAAGCGGCGCCATTTTTGGATTTTGGCGGATGTTATTCAAACTCCTACAAGATGAAAAAGTAACCCATATTGCTTTTACCTTTGATCCGGGCACAAGACTTGAAAGAAACGATTTGTATGAGGATTACAAAGCACATAGAAAACCAATGCCAGAGGATTTAAAACCTCAGATTCATAAAATCTATGAAATGTTAAAGGCTTTAGAGTTCCCTATGTATAAAATAGATGGAATCGAAGCTGACGATATCATAGGATCATTATGTAAAAAATTCGGAAAAGATTTTGAAGAAATCGTCATACTTTCCAGTGATAAAGACTTATACCAAGTCCTCGACAAAAACATACACATGTTACGTGGGAAACGTGGTGTTTCCGAATTTGAAAAAATAGATCCTAAATGGGTCAAAACAAATATTGGAATCACCAAAGAACAAGTCACCGATTATATGGGTCTGTTAGGTGATGCCTCTGACAACATTCCCGGAGTCAAAGGGATTGGAGAAAAGGGAGCCGCCAAACTCATCCAAGAGTTTGGAGATTTGGAAACCATTTATAAAAAACTAGATAAAATCAAAAACAAATCACTCATTGATAAGTTGGCTGCTGAAAAAGAGAATGCCTTTTTATCTCGGAAACTGGCGACCATTGTCACCAACCTCAAACTCGATATAAAAAAAACAGATCTAAAAATTCCAAATTATTATGATCCGGCAAAAGTACAATACTTCAAAGATGAAGGATACAATGTCCTCCACCGTGATCTTGCCAAACAAGCTGGGATTCCGATCGCAAGTGATGGAGATTCTAAAGATAAAACTGCCGAACCATCCACTGGCAAAAAAGGAAAACAATCTAAAGAAGATGAAGCAAACGAAGAAACTGACAAAAAATCAAACAAAGGTTCTGCGGTAACAAAAAAGAATTACAAACGAATCCAAACCTTGGATGAATTGAAAAAAATTGTCTCAAAACTCGATCCTAAAAAAATAATTTGTGTCGATACAGAAACCACTTCTCAAGATCCAATGCTTGCTGAGTTACTTGGGGTTTCCTTTTCTCAGGAACCTGGAGTCGCTTACTATATAGCTTTCTCTCACCCAGAGTCCATCTATAGCCATCTACTCCCTTCTCCCGAAGAAAGCCTTTCTGTTTTAAAACCAATGTTTACCGATCCCAAATGGAAAAAAGTGGGACAAAACATCAAATACGATCTTTTAGTGCTTCGTAATTATGGTGTAGAGTTAGCGGGAATTCATTTTGATACGATGTTAGCCTCTTACCTTTTGAATCCAGGGGAACGCCGCCACAATATGGATGATATGGCTGTTGACTATTTGGATTACAAAACCATCACTTACGATGAATTAGTTGGAACGGGAAAGAAAAAACAAAACTTATACGATATTGATCCAGAAAAAGTTTCCGAATATGCCTGCGAAGATGCAGACATTACCCTTCAACTTCATAATGTTCTCTCACCAAAAATGGAAGAAGGAATTCACAAAAAACTTTTATATGAAATTGAAATGCCAGTGTTACATACTTTGGCTGATATGGAATTTGAAGGGATTGCAGTAGAAAAAGGATATTTTGAATCACTTTCCAAAATCTTTGAAACAAAAATCAAAGAACACGAAAAAAACATTCACTTCTACGCAGGAAGACCATTTAACGTTAACTCAACGAAAGAACTCCAAACCGTTTTATTCGAAGATTTAAGATTACCTGCTGAGAAAAAAACACAAACAGGATATTCTACCGACCATTCGGTTCTAGAATCTCTCCAAGGAACCCATCCCATCATCGATGATTTACTTGGACTTCGTAAATTCTCAAAACTAAAATCCACTTATACAGACACTCTACCAACACTCATCAATCCCAAAACGGGACGAATCCATACAAGTTATAACCAAACTATTGCGGCTACGGGAAGGTTATCTTCCACAAATCCAAACTTACAAAACATCCCCATCAAAGATGAGGAAGGGAGATTACTTAGAAAGGGTTTTATTGCAAAAAAAGGTTACGAGATTCTTTCTCTCGACTATAGCCAAATTGAACTTAGAATTATGGCCCACTTTGCCAATGATCCGCAAATGATGAGTGCTTATCAATCAGGAGCGGATATCCACAGAAAAACTGCCGCTGGGATCTTTGGAGTTTCCGAAGACCAGGTAACACCAGATATGCGAAACAAAGCAAAAGTGGTAAACTTTTCAGTAATATATGGAGTCACATCCTTTGGTCTTTCAAATAATTTAAGAATTAGCCGGAAAGAAGCAAAAGAGTTTATCGAAAAGTATTTTGCCACCTACAAAGGTGTTCAAACTTATATGGAAGAAATTGTGGAGTTCTGCAAAGAACATGGATATGTGGAAACACTTCTTGGTCGCAGACGTTACTTACCAGACATCCATTCCAAACACAAAATGGCAAGTGAAGCGGCCAAACGTGTTGCGATTAACTCTCCCATCCAGGGAACATCGGCCGATATGATAAAGCTTGCGATGATCCAAATCCATAACAAAATCAAAAAGAACGGTTTTGATTCTAAACTCCTTCTCCAAGTCCATGACGAACTTGTTTTCGAAGTGAATCCGAAGGAAAAAAAAGAATTCTACCAAATGGCAAAAGAAGAAATGGAATCTGCGATGAAACTAAAAGTTCCGATTGTCGCCCAAGGTAAGTTTGGCGGTGATTGGGATGAAGCACATTAG
- a CDS encoding SOS response-associated peptidase family protein — MCNLLSWRLVLEGEKQSDWFHRLSQDTINRHIKANSALFEIKHPKSQIQSFQIDGEKIISSTNVWGTKPSWCPDFLTNTKSEKLVSSPYWSQYMQNRILVPVHSFFEWQTQRTGKKHKYEITFKNPNSYFVGLWGEENGIRWITILTGEANEKMKTIHNDGENKHRQPIVMPLQNQNNWLDHSVKNPKDITDLLYRFTPDDTTEVDLNKEQTLFDEI, encoded by the coding sequence ATGTGTAACTTGTTATCTTGGAGACTTGTATTAGAGGGTGAAAAACAATCTGATTGGTTTCATAGGCTATCCCAAGATACAATCAATAGACACATCAAAGCAAACTCCGCCCTTTTTGAAATCAAACATCCCAAAAGCCAGATCCAATCGTTTCAAATTGATGGTGAAAAAATCATTTCTTCAACCAATGTCTGGGGAACAAAACCATCTTGGTGTCCAGACTTTCTTACCAATACAAAATCGGAAAAATTAGTTTCCTCTCCGTATTGGAGCCAGTACATGCAGAACCGTATCCTTGTGCCCGTTCATTCTTTTTTTGAATGGCAAACCCAACGGACTGGCAAAAAACATAAATATGAAATTACATTCAAAAATCCTAATTCCTATTTTGTTGGATTATGGGGGGAAGAAAATGGAATTCGTTGGATTACGATTCTTACTGGTGAAGCAAACGAAAAAATGAAAACCATCCATAACGATGGAGAAAACAAACACCGCCAACCTATTGTTATGCCATTGCAAAATCAAAATAATTGGTTGGACCATTCTGTCAAAAATCCAAAAGACATTACAGACTTATTGTATAGGTTCACTCCAGATGATACAACGGAAGTCGATCTGAACAAGGAACAAACTCTATTCGACGAAATATAA
- a CDS encoding GNAT family N-acetyltransferase, which produces MKPNTISKTERILEVRLAENQLEIERALALRYEVFNLEMGEGLPQSSATRKDRDEYDLYCHHLIVIDKSTDDKKIVGTYRILTRQNAKNGIGFYSENEFDITSIYNLPDEIAEVGRSCVHPDYRDGSVISLLWQGLAEFMNKHNVRYLMGCGSIHSTDAGVASQSYGFLKAKDAIAPEEFRVYPNPDFVLPGFDADFQVEDPKTISKNIPPLLKGYLRVGAKICGIPALDSVFGTTDVFILFDRKEITERYAKHYMNA; this is translated from the coding sequence ATGAAACCAAATACAATAAGCAAAACAGAACGAATCCTAGAAGTTCGTTTGGCTGAAAACCAACTAGAAATTGAAAGAGCACTTGCACTACGTTATGAAGTGTTCAACTTAGAAATGGGAGAAGGTCTGCCACAATCTTCTGCCACTCGTAAAGACCGTGATGAGTACGATTTGTACTGCCACCACTTAATCGTTATCGATAAATCAACAGATGACAAAAAAATTGTAGGAACTTACCGAATTTTAACACGCCAAAATGCAAAAAACGGAATTGGTTTTTACAGTGAAAACGAATTTGATATCACTTCTATTTATAACCTTCCCGATGAAATTGCAGAAGTAGGACGTTCTTGTGTTCACCCTGACTACCGCGATGGTTCGGTGATCTCTTTACTTTGGCAAGGGCTTGCAGAGTTTATGAATAAACATAATGTTCGTTACCTCATGGGTTGCGGATCCATCCACTCCACTGACGCGGGAGTTGCTTCTCAATCTTATGGATTTTTGAAAGCAAAAGACGCCATTGCTCCGGAAGAATTTCGGGTGTATCCAAACCCTGACTTTGTTCTCCCTGGGTTTGATGCCGATTTTCAAGTAGAAGATCCAAAAACAATCTCCAAAAATATCCCTCCACTTTTGAAAGGATACCTCCGGGTAGGTGCTAAAATCTGTGGAATTCCTGCACTGGATTCTGTTTTTGGTACTACAGATGTGTTTATTCTTTTCGACCGCAAGGAAATCACGGAGAGATATGCGAAACACTATATGAATGCATGA
- a CDS encoding heme oxygenase (biliverdin-producing): MSIAMMLREGTADKHQETEKVPYIRAIFRGGLDAQTYTYQLESLQAVYAVMEELYRQNKDNPILAKLYFPALFREKSLGEDIASFQKKFGTKLRGSISKATQNYIDHIKNTAKTKPELLVAQAYVRYLGDLSGGQSIKKVVAKTFELEGNEGTAFYEFPEIEDLMAFKGIYRQNLDTLPLNDTQKAELLAEANATFDLNKFLFIELDSDLKENIGMDRYQTLLPAG, translated from the coding sequence ATGTCCATAGCAATGATGTTACGAGAAGGTACTGCCGATAAACACCAAGAAACCGAAAAGGTTCCTTACATTCGGGCCATTTTTAGAGGCGGACTCGACGCCCAAACTTATACCTACCAATTGGAAAGCCTACAAGCGGTTTACGCAGTGATGGAAGAACTCTATCGCCAAAACAAAGACAACCCGATCCTTGCCAAACTTTACTTTCCAGCTCTCTTTCGTGAAAAATCTTTGGGAGAAGACATCGCGAGTTTCCAAAAGAAATTTGGGACAAAACTTCGTGGTTCTATCTCCAAAGCCACACAAAACTACATTGACCATATCAAAAATACTGCAAAAACAAAACCAGAACTGTTAGTAGCACAGGCTTACGTCCGTTACTTGGGAGATCTTTCTGGTGGCCAATCCATCAAAAAAGTAGTAGCAAAAACTTTTGAATTGGAAGGAAATGAAGGAACTGCTTTTTATGAATTTCCTGAAATTGAAGACCTTATGGCTTTCAAAGGAATCTATCGTCAAAACTTGGACACTCTTCCATTGAACGATACACAAAAAGCAGAACTATTGGCAGAAGCAAATGCCACTTTTGATTTGAATAAGTTTTTGTTTATTGAGCTCGATTCCGACCTAAAAGAAAATATAGGAATGGATCGTTACCAAACTCTTCTTCCAGCAGGTTAA
- a CDS encoding MFS transporter, whose translation MGFPYTLVTLVFLSMLPVTMIVPVVKDVVKDRLLGSNWEVAYFTSIPMLGSFLFAPVAGIISDRFKNRKYFISFFCFVDAGLFYSLTVVTDMGLFLFLRFLEGAAHIFIIGLLLSSAADRENDPENKRYYGKGILMGITGMFLSLGGAFGMPLGILGRKNPLLPFYVGSGILIFVGLFSLLLLKDKGIHKAKDFKLNDLKVAIFENPFLFVPFLFNFIDRFTVGFIISSFNIHLRETLAFHPGMLGVFLGLVLFPMSLLSYPSALLSRKTGVLPLVLVGSTIYGVFLGLSGTTNDYWLLFSFLLICGIGAGVMFVPSMMLASKMSKPGLTATTMTAFTGVGSLGFMLGPVVSVQMQLVFESVLPPEYSFSALSFFFGFLEIGLVFLTIPFFKKILGKMNRIDEEREKISLANPDPIM comes from the coding sequence TTGGGATTCCCGTATACCTTAGTCACTTTAGTTTTTTTATCCATGTTGCCGGTAACAATGATTGTGCCGGTAGTGAAGGATGTTGTAAAGGACCGATTGCTCGGATCGAATTGGGAAGTTGCCTACTTCACAAGTATTCCCATGCTCGGTTCCTTTCTTTTTGCACCGGTTGCGGGAATCATTTCAGATCGTTTTAAAAACAGAAAGTACTTCATTAGTTTTTTCTGTTTTGTAGACGCAGGACTTTTTTATTCACTCACAGTTGTCACCGATATGGGACTCTTTCTTTTTTTAAGATTCCTTGAGGGTGCAGCTCATATCTTTATCATTGGACTCCTTCTTAGTTCCGCTGCGGATCGTGAAAATGATCCAGAGAACAAACGTTACTATGGCAAAGGAATCCTTATGGGCATCACGGGAATGTTTTTATCCCTTGGCGGTGCGTTTGGAATGCCTCTTGGAATTCTCGGAAGGAAAAATCCCCTTTTGCCATTTTATGTAGGTTCTGGAATTCTAATCTTTGTTGGTCTATTTAGTTTACTCCTGTTAAAGGACAAAGGAATCCATAAAGCAAAAGATTTCAAACTGAATGACCTGAAGGTTGCCATTTTCGAGAATCCTTTTTTGTTTGTTCCGTTTTTATTCAACTTTATCGATCGTTTTACTGTTGGTTTTATCATTTCTTCTTTCAATATCCACTTACGAGAAACACTAGCCTTCCATCCGGGGATGCTCGGTGTATTTTTGGGACTGGTTCTTTTCCCAATGAGTTTACTTTCTTATCCATCAGCCCTACTTTCTCGCAAAACAGGTGTTCTACCCCTTGTCCTTGTGGGATCCACAATCTATGGAGTGTTTCTCGGGTTATCGGGAACTACTAATGATTACTGGCTTCTTTTCAGCTTTTTACTCATCTGTGGAATTGGTGCAGGTGTGATGTTTGTACCTTCCATGATGCTTGCGAGTAAAATGTCAAAACCGGGGCTTACGGCTACAACCATGACAGCATTTACCGGTGTAGGTTCTCTTGGTTTTATGTTAGGGCCAGTTGTTTCCGTTCAAATGCAATTGGTCTTTGAATCGGTTTTACCACCAGAATATAGTTTTTCTGCCCTTTCTTTCTTTTTTGGATTTTTGGAGATAGGACTTGTGTTTTTAACCATTCCTTTTTTCAAAAAGATTTTGGGAAAAATGAACCGAATCGACGAAGAAAGAGAAAAGATATCACTTGCCAACCCTGATCCCATCATGTAG
- a CDS encoding LIC13410 family lipoprotein gives MIKKLLILSTLASVLFLVSCTSGNKVQAGSNKVHPHTALRKLEIDMIKVGDGLVKTEAVLGKSTEKSIDPSGTVMVWYFAEDRDVPEQYYTLKEKPDTVEKFLKLTFDPKNKITAKDFKL, from the coding sequence ATGATCAAAAAACTTTTGATTCTCAGCACACTCGCTTCGGTTTTGTTTTTGGTTTCTTGTACATCAGGAAACAAAGTACAGGCAGGAAGTAACAAAGTTCATCCACACACAGCACTCCGTAAATTAGAAATCGATATGATTAAAGTGGGTGATGGATTGGTAAAAACAGAAGCGGTTCTTGGAAAATCGACTGAAAAATCAATCGATCCTAGCGGAACCGTGATGGTATGGTATTTTGCAGAAGATCGTGATGTTCCGGAGCAGTACTACACTTTGAAAGAAAAACCAGATACAGTGGAAAAGTTTTTGAAACTTACATTTGATCCCAAAAACAAAATCACTGCAAAAGATTTTAAACTATAA
- a CDS encoding LIC13411 family adhesin has translation MRTIGLLLSLSFFLQCATYWKNRKNDFQDIVTVGVETPMYGAAVKVGPLPIGVLFQGGESEMGKKDLGRGAGLRGGQFGTYHSQQLVFGVLGGESFHSGLPTLDAKGNWLVDKKGIPLTNDERANVKSYKMRYYSYWYDPVKDRKRRKKEHFRRELTKDLVASTGNKEFLAYLPAEEQKPFGYPPGYSWNVEFTAGIYGGARLGFNVAEAFDFLVGFTTIDVLDDDVEGKVKPSFPGFPFPAPTDAETDSTSEE, from the coding sequence ATGCGAACTATCGGCCTCCTCCTTAGCCTCTCTTTTTTTCTACAGTGTGCAACGTATTGGAAAAATCGTAAAAACGATTTTCAAGACATTGTGACCGTTGGGGTTGAAACACCTATGTATGGAGCCGCTGTTAAAGTAGGGCCCTTGCCCATTGGAGTTCTTTTCCAAGGTGGGGAATCAGAAATGGGGAAAAAGGATTTGGGTCGCGGAGCCGGGCTTCGTGGTGGGCAATTTGGAACCTACCATTCCCAGCAGCTCGTCTTTGGAGTGTTAGGTGGCGAAAGTTTTCATTCCGGCCTTCCAACCTTGGATGCCAAAGGCAATTGGCTTGTGGATAAAAAAGGTATCCCTCTCACAAACGATGAAAGGGCCAATGTTAAAAGTTATAAAATGCGTTATTATTCATATTGGTATGATCCTGTCAAAGATCGAAAAAGAAGAAAAAAGGAACATTTCCGCCGTGAGCTTACTAAGGATTTGGTAGCATCAACAGGGAATAAAGAATTTTTAGCTTATCTCCCTGCCGAAGAACAAAAACCATTTGGATACCCACCTGGATATTCTTGGAATGTAGAATTTACCGCAGGGATTTACGGTGGAGCCAGACTTGGATTTAACGTTGCAGAGGCTTTTGATTTTTTAGTGGGATTTACCACTATCGATGTGTTAGATGATGATGTAGAGGGAAAAGTCAAACCAAGTTTCCCTGGTTTTCCTTTCCCCGCTCCCACTGACGCGGAAACTGATTCTACATCAGAGGAATGA
- a CDS encoding helix-turn-helix transcriptional regulator: MGSFEDFPMIEVKKMNETEVRLFALLFNLLREPKGISFQKFRNIMPRFYKNEDIESDRKKLYRDLGQLKSLGFNIKVAQFGYQSEDHFPYYLEKESIDRSLKFTKEELEYLSKVLFVTEPSPEGISLSQKLFSHNLDLIPKFAKQPKETDGSEETQDSSHTEKILQAIKDKRALTIQYGYDSGERIIEPYRLVRKNTTDFYLLAFDRGKKSLRRFILPKIVVKKESKEEFLSNLKITNDDLNFHPLLLKKHAELEFSFQIHPDYEDRWKLFLEGVRFQKQENEYKISTTNQNALFQFFVLSPEALVKSSEVWKESFLTYTKQWETLYQFV, from the coding sequence ATGGGTTCTTTTGAAGACTTTCCAATGATTGAAGTGAAAAAAATGAATGAGACGGAGGTTCGTCTCTTCGCTTTACTCTTTAATTTACTCCGTGAACCCAAAGGAATTAGTTTCCAAAAATTTCGAAACATCATGCCTCGGTTCTACAAAAACGAAGACATTGAATCCGATCGGAAAAAACTCTACCGTGACCTGGGCCAACTCAAAAGCCTCGGATTCAATATCAAGGTTGCCCAATTCGGTTACCAGTCAGAAGATCATTTCCCTTATTATTTAGAAAAAGAATCCATCGATCGCAGTTTAAAGTTCACCAAAGAAGAGTTAGAATATCTTTCCAAGGTTTTGTTTGTTACCGAACCAAGTCCAGAAGGGATTAGTCTTTCACAAAAACTATTTTCACACAATTTAGATCTCATTCCTAAATTTGCCAAACAACCAAAAGAGACGGACGGATCAGAAGAAACACAAGACTCATCTCATACAGAAAAAATCCTACAAGCCATCAAAGACAAACGAGCCCTTACTATCCAATATGGATATGATTCGGGAGAAAGAATCATCGAACCTTACCGACTCGTGAGAAAAAATACTACCGACTTTTATCTACTGGCTTTTGACCGTGGGAAAAAATCGCTCCGTAGGTTCATCCTACCAAAAATCGTAGTCAAAAAAGAATCCAAAGAAGAATTCCTATCCAATCTCAAAATCACAAATGATGATTTGAACTTTCATCCTTTGTTACTAAAGAAACATGCAGAACTAGAATTTTCCTTTCAAATCCATCCTGATTATGAAGACCGTTGGAAATTGTTTTTAGAAGGTGTTAGGTTTCAAAAACAGGAAAACGAATACAAAATTTCTACAACAAATCAAAATGCTCTTTTTCAATTTTTTGTCCTTTCTCCCGAGGCTTTGGTAAAAAGTTCCGAAGTTTGGAAGGAATCATTTTTAACCTATACAAAACAATGGGAAACATTGTATCAATTTGTTTGA